One region of Culex pipiens pallens isolate TS chromosome 2, TS_CPP_V2, whole genome shotgun sequence genomic DNA includes:
- the LOC120426938 gene encoding uncharacterized protein LOC120426938, which translates to MISQDDKARVPLGITAANKHGPILMHMEYRHSLPDHSWVVAERHKLIPSVYAGIVIKPGKVDGSPNLVTYSGPTYVAIRSGKHSSSTAASHALDFNTLLSLPEFEDLTKVNGVVKPLIIFSVDGGPDENPRYKKVIAQAVTHFRAHNCDAVIIYCNAPHRSAFNRVERRMSSLSRQLSGVILKHDHFGSHLDNSGRTTDVELEIKNFEHAGETLAEIWNELCIDDFPVIADFIKSDVDNPEPGDNDPEWYARHARESQYLFQVVKCSDETCCSPMRSDLRNLLSDGYLPGPYPIQRSAGRLVIPEPSDTPANASFAPLLVRLGFNIKPVAAGFPGTPPYDLYCPSLSGKLNDRICQVCGMYFSSAVNCRAHKRSVHGLETAGRKSKPRAVLKIRSEEVLVECDGECGDTVEWVEKSDLTDIPEIPADDDNLPDIPNITSMAEWLSLPWEDEY; encoded by the exons ATGATCTCCCAAGACGACAAGGCTCGTGTGCCGCTGGGTATTACCGCTGCAAACAAGCATGGACCGATCCTGATGCACATGGAGTACAGACACTCACTTCCCGACCACTCTTGGGTGGTTGCCGAGCGACATAAGTTAATTCCCAGCGTTTACGCGGGCATTGTTATTAAGCCGGGAAAGGTCGACGGTTCACCAAACCTCGTAACGTATTCGGGTCCAACCTATGTTGCCATCAGAAGTGGGAAGCATTCCTCTTCTACTGCCGCTTCACATGCTCTGGATTTTAACACGCTGCTAAGCCTACCCGAGTTTGAAGACCTAACAAAGg TAAACGGAGTCGTCAAACCGCTGATAATTTTTTCTGTAGATGGGGGACCGGATGAGAATCCGCGCTACAAGAAGGTGATCGCGCAGGCTGTGACACATTTCCGGGCCCACAATTGTGACGCAGTGATCATTTATTGTAACGCACCACATCGATCCGCGTTCAATCGCGTAGAACGCAGAATGTCATCTTTGAGCCGGCAATTATCGGGAGTAATTTTGAAGCATGACCATTTTGGGTCTCATTTGGACAACAGTGGTCGGACGACGGACGTAGAGCtcgaaatcaagaattttgaacacgcTGGTGAAACTCTGGCAGAAATATGGAACGAGCTTTGCATCGACGATTTCCCAGTTATTGCCGATTTCATCAAGTCAGATGTTGACAATCCGGAACCTGGTGATAATGATCCCGAGTGGTACGCACGGCACGCCAGGGAGAGTCAATATCTGTTCCAG GTCGTTAAGTGTTCCGATGAGACCTGCTGTAGCCCGATGCGAAGTGATCTGCGAAACTTGCTGAGCGACGGATATTTGCCTGGGCCGTATCCAATCCAAAGATCGGCAGGACGACTTGTGATTCCGGAACCGTCGGATACACCCGCAAACGCATCGTTTGCGCCACTGTTGGTGCGCCTCGGGTTCAATATAAAGCCGGTTGCTGCAGGGTTCCCAGGGACTCCGCCGTATGACTTGTATTGTCCATCGCTCAGCGGTAAATTGAACG ATCGGATATGCCAGGTTTGTGGCATGTACTTCTCAAGCGCGGTCAACTGTAGGGCCCACAAGCGATCGGTCCATGGTCTAGAGACAGCCGGGCGGAAAAGTAAGCCGCGAGCGGTGCTAAAGATTCGCTCGGAAGAGGTTCTTGTGGAGTGCGACGGAGAGTGCGGAGATACGGTAGAGTGGGTGGAGAAATCCGACCTCACGGATATTCCAGAGATACCGGCAGACGACGACAATCTACCTGATATTCCAAACATAACAAGTATGGCTGAGTGGCTGAGTTTGCCATGGGAGGACGAGTATTGA